In Desulfuromonas sp., the genomic stretch ATCGATCCGGTTGCCGAGAGTTTCGATTTGCTCCAGCAGCGGTTTTTCTGCAGCGAAATCGGTCGTGCCGAGGGTTTTTGTCCCCTTGAACAGCATGTGCTCGAGCAGGTGGGCAGCCCCCCGGCTGCGGCTGGTTTCATCGACCGCCCCGACCCCGAGGGTGATATAGGCAGCAAAGGTCGGTGAGGCATGCCGTTCAACCACCAGCAATTTGAGACCGTTGGCAAAGGTATGTTCCTGCACTTTCTCCTCAAGCTTCATTGCCGATACGGCAGCAGGGAGCAGGAAAAGCAGCAGAAGTGGCAACAGTAATTTTCGTAACATCTTTATATCTTTCCGGTTTATATAGGGTTTGAATAATTCAAAATTTCGTATTTATAAAAATATACACTATTGACCGGATTTGGTCGAGGGGGAGAAGAACGGAAATGGATTGCCGATTATGACAGTAGGCATGACGGTCATCACCAGCGCAAACGATTGACCCGAACCGGAGATTAGCCCTTCACCGGACCAGCAAATCAGACTATACTACCGCCCTGTCACCGGAAGGATTGACCATGCAGACCTTTGAACTGAACGAAAACGATTATATCGAACTCTGTAGCCTGCTCAAGCTGATCGGCATCACCGGCAGCGGCGGCATCGCCAAAATGCTGATCGCCGATGGCCAGGTGCTGGTCGATGGTGAGATCGAGCTGCGCAAGCGGTGCAAGATCCGGCGTGGTCAGACGGTCGAGTGCATGG encodes the following:
- a CDS encoding RNA-binding protein, with the translated sequence MQTFELNENDYIELCSLLKLIGITGSGGIAKMLIADGQVLVDGEIELRKRCKIRRGQTVECMEETIEVV